From a region of the Theobroma cacao cultivar B97-61/B2 chromosome 8, Criollo_cocoa_genome_V2, whole genome shotgun sequence genome:
- the LOC18592117 gene encoding histone H3.3 — protein MARTKQTARKSTGGKAPRKQLATKAARKSAPTTGGVKKPHRYRPGTVALREIRKYQKSTELLIRKLPFQRLVREIAQDYKTDLRFQSHAVLALQEAAEAYLVGLFEDTNLCAIHAKRVTIMPKDIQLARRIRGERA, from the exons ATGGCTCGTACGAAGCAAACTGCTCGTAAGTCTACCGGCGGTAAGGCTCCAAGGAAGCAGCTCGCCACTAAG GCTGCTCGCAAGTCGGCCCCAACAACCGGAGGCGTGAAGAAGCCTCACAGATACCGTCCTGGAACCGTTGCTCTTCG TGAAATCCGTAAGTATCAGAAAAGTACCGAACTTCTCATCAGGAAACTGCCTTTCCAAAGGCTTGTTCGTGAAATTGCCCAGGACTATAAG ACCGATCTGCGTTTCCAGAGCCATGCTGTGCTGGCGTTGCAAGAGGCAGCAGAGGCATACCTTGTTGGATTGTTTGAAGATACCAACCTCTGCGCCATCCATGCTAAGCGTGTTACAATCATGCCTAAGGACATTCAACTTGCCAGGAGGATTCGTGGTGAAAGGGCTTGA
- the LOC18592118 gene encoding cytochrome c oxidase subunit 6b-1 isoform X2: MAEAQTDKPLSLSEEKEEKSDVATKPAEVKEVESPVNAASEEVVIEKVEETPASPVEETIVAPPAAAEESTGANPATENSGEDAPAAADESSEPTAEENSGDAEETPEIKLETAPADFRFPTTNQTRHCFTRYIEYHRCVAAKGEGAPECDKFAKYYRSLCPGEWIDRWNEQRENGTFPGPL, encoded by the exons ATGGCGGAAGCTCAAACCGACAAACCCCTTTCCCTATCTGAG GAGAAAGAGGAGAAATCAGATGTGGCTACAAAACCAGCAGAAGTAAAAGAGGTTGAAAGTCCAGTCAATGCTGCTTCTGAGGAAGTTGTCATTGAGAAAGTGGAGGAGACTCCTGCTTCTCCAGTTGAGGAGACCATTGTGGCCCCTCCTGCTGCTGCTGAAGAAAGCACTGGAGCCAATCCTGCTACTGAGAACAGTGGTGAAGATGCTCCAGCAGCTGCGGACGAAAGTAGTGAGCCTACTGCAGAGGAGAACTCAGGTGATGCTGAAGAAACACCAGAGATAAAG CTTGAGACTGCCCCAGCAGATTTTCGCTTCCCAACTACGAACCAAACAAGGCATTGCTTCACAAGATACATTGAGTACCATCG CTGCGTAGCTGCAAAGGGAGAAGGTGCACCAGAGTGTGACAAGTTTGCCAAGTATTATCGTTCCCTATGTCCTGGAGAATGG ATAGACCGATGGAATGAGCAAAGGGAGAACGGTACTTTTCCAGGTCCTCTGTAG
- the LOC18592118 gene encoding cytochrome c oxidase subunit 6b-1 isoform X1: MAEAQTDKPLSLSEQYLLKEKEEKSDVATKPAEVKEVESPVNAASEEVVIEKVEETPASPVEETIVAPPAAAEESTGANPATENSGEDAPAAADESSEPTAEENSGDAEETPEIKLETAPADFRFPTTNQTRHCFTRYIEYHRCVAAKGEGAPECDKFAKYYRSLCPGEWIDRWNEQRENGTFPGPL, translated from the exons ATGGCGGAAGCTCAAACCGACAAACCCCTTTCCCTATCTGAG CAATATCTGCTGAAGGAGAAAGAGGAGAAATCAGATGTGGCTACAAAACCAGCAGAAGTAAAAGAGGTTGAAAGTCCAGTCAATGCTGCTTCTGAGGAAGTTGTCATTGAGAAAGTGGAGGAGACTCCTGCTTCTCCAGTTGAGGAGACCATTGTGGCCCCTCCTGCTGCTGCTGAAGAAAGCACTGGAGCCAATCCTGCTACTGAGAACAGTGGTGAAGATGCTCCAGCAGCTGCGGACGAAAGTAGTGAGCCTACTGCAGAGGAGAACTCAGGTGATGCTGAAGAAACACCAGAGATAAAG CTTGAGACTGCCCCAGCAGATTTTCGCTTCCCAACTACGAACCAAACAAGGCATTGCTTCACAAGATACATTGAGTACCATCG CTGCGTAGCTGCAAAGGGAGAAGGTGCACCAGAGTGTGACAAGTTTGCCAAGTATTATCGTTCCCTATGTCCTGGAGAATGG ATAGACCGATGGAATGAGCAAAGGGAGAACGGTACTTTTCCAGGTCCTCTGTAG
- the LOC18592119 gene encoding VQ motif-containing protein 9, giving the protein MDKSCHSSGDSTTTATSSTSSSNANNINNRDHYLKHLNKLSHKISKPSSTATTNVPPLIKKPSFDQTQNLTQALPPQQPQPSQPHNPNQSSLQAQQHQPPVYNINKNDFRDVVQKLTGSPAHERFSTPPPIHQPKPQSSRLQRIRPPPLAHVSNRPPPMMNCAVPNMNPPACSQPNPPMCGPTANCFIQRPPVAAPLSPLPPFPAVHAAAESPVSAYMRYLQTSMSATVDSNPKQFSGFLPLAPLASPRWNNLTVPQQQQQQQQPPPLLPAPQQQQQQQQPPQVSSTGMIQSQLPSSPLPFGCLNSPRSPYALLSPSLLFSPNSGQLGFPLSPTVPVPSPKWRGL; this is encoded by the coding sequence atggatAAAAGCTGTCACTCTTCTGGCGACTCTACCACCACCGCCACCAGTAGCACCAGTAGCTCCAACGCCAACAACATTAACAATCGAGATCATTACCTTAAACACCTCAACAAGCTTTCCCACAAGATATCCAAACCCTCCTCCACGGCCACCACCAACGTCCCTCCTCTCATCAAAAAACCATCCTTTGACCAGACCCAGAACCTCACCCAGGCGCTGCCACCTCAGCAACCTCAACCCTCCCAGCCTCACAATCCTAACCAAAGCAGCCTCCAAGCTCAACAGCACCAGCCACCTGTTTACAACATCAACAAAAACGACTTCAGGGACGTCGTGCAGAAGCTGACCGGTTCGCCGGCTCACGAGCGGTTCTCTACTCCTCCACCAATCCACCAACCCAAACCACAAAGCTCTCGACTCCAGAGGATCCGGCCTCCTCCATTGGCGCACGTTAGCAACCGCCCTCCTCCCATGATGAATTGCGCGGTCCCCAACATGAACCCCCCAGCTTGCTCTCAACCGAACCCCCCTATGTGTGGTCCCACTGCTAATTGCTTTATTCAACGACCACCAGTTGCGGCACCTCTTTCGCCTCTCCCGCCATTCCCGGCTGTACATGCGGCGGCCGAATCGCCAGTCTCCGCCTATATGCGGTACCTCCAAACCTCCATGTCTGCTACTGTTGATTCCAACCCAAAGCAATTCTCGGGATTCCTACCATTGGCCCCACTGGCTTCACCCCGTTGGAACAACTTAACCGTCCCACAGCagcagcaacaacaacaacaaccaCCGCCGCTGCTGCCAGCGCCGCAGCAGCAGCAACAGCAACAACAACCGCCACAGGTATCATCAACGGGGATGATCCAGTCCCAGTTACCGTCATCACCACTACCATTCGGGTGCTTAAATTCCCCACGGTCACCGTATGCTTTACTTTCCCCAAGTTTGCTATTTTCTCCGAATTCGGGTCAGTTGGGGTTCCCGCTTTCGCCAACGGTGCCCGTGCCGAGCCCAAAATGGCGAGGTctttga
- the LOC18592120 gene encoding alcohol dehydrogenase-like 5 isoform X2, with amino-acid sequence MENHRGSVTAGKAIRCKAAVSRNPGEALVIEEIEVEPPKSWEVRVKILCTSLCHSDITFWKMSTGPFAIFPRIFGHEAVGVVESVGEHVKEVQEGDLVLPVFHPHCRECRDCKSQKGNGCSVFGYRLNPDMPRDATSRFKGMNGEVLHHFLFVSSFTEYTVVDVAHVVKISSEIPVDKACLLSCGVSTGIGAAWKVADIEAGSTVAIFGLGAVGLAVAEGARLRGASKIIGVDLNPEKFEIGKTFGVTDFINPATCGEKKVSEVIKEMTDGGADYCFECIGLASLMEDAFNSNREGWGKTVILGVEKHGTPLALNTYLLLRGRSVTGCLFGGFKPKSDIPLLAEKYLDKELNLDGFITHELSFQDINKAFELLLQGKSLRCIIWMDN; translated from the exons ATGGAAAACCATAGAGGGTCGGTAACTGCAGGAAAAGCTATAAGATGCAAAG CTGCAGTCAGCAGAAATCCAGGAGAAGCACTTGTAATAGAAGAAATTGAAGTTGAGCCACCTAAATCATGGGAGGTTCGGGTCAAGATTCTGTGCACTTCTCTTTGCCATTCTGATATTACCTTCTGGAAAATGTCCACT GGGCCGTTTGCGATTTTTCCCAGAATTTTTGGGCATGAAGCTGTCGG TGTTGTTGAGAGTGTAGGGGAGCATGTGAAGGAAGTGCAGGAAGGAGATTTGGTGCTGCCAGTGTTCCATCCGCATTGCAGAGAATGCAGGGACTGCAAGTCCCAAAAGGGCAATGGTTGCTCAGTGTTTGGTTATAGATTGAACCCAGACATGCCAAGGGATGCAACAAGTAGGTTCAAGGGGATGAATGGGGAGGTTTTGCACCATTTCTTGTTCGTGTCCAGCTTCACTGAGTACACAGTGGTGGATGTGGCTCATGTTGTCAAGATTTCATCGGAAATTCCCGTTGATAAAGCCTGCCTGCTTAGCTGTGGAGTATCAACTG GGATAGGAGCAGCATGGAAGGTGGCAGATATTGAGGCGGGCTCCACAGTCGCCATCTTTGGGCTGGGAGCAGTTGGACTTGCG GTTGCAGAGGGAGCAAGGTTACGCGGAGCTTCGAAGATTATAGGTGTAGATTTGAATCCGGAAAAATTTGAGATAG GGAAAACATTTGGAGTCACCGATTTTATCAACCCCGCGACCTGTGGAGAGAAAAAAGTCAGCGAG GTGATAAAGGAAATGACAGATGGGGGAGCTGACTATTGCTTTGAGTGCATTGGGTTGGCGTCCCTGATGGAAGACGCTTTCAATAGTAACAGAGAG GGATGGGGCAAGACAGTGATATTGGGAGTGGAGAAGCATGGCACGCCATTAGCTCTCAACACATATTTGCTTCTAAGAGGCAGAAGTGTTACCGGCTGTTTGTTCGGAGGGTTTAAACCCAAATCTGACATTCCCCTCCTAGCTGAAAAATATCTTGACAAG GAGCTGAATCTGGATGGATTCATAACGCATGAATTGAGTTTCCAGGACATCAACAAAGCCTTCGAGTTACTGCTTCAAGGAAAAAGCCTGCGTTGTATCATTTGGATGGATAATTAA
- the LOC18592120 gene encoding alcohol dehydrogenase-like 5 isoform X1 encodes MENHRGSVTAGKAIRCKAAVSRNPGEALVIEEIEVEPPKSWEVRVKILCTSLCHSDITFWKMSTGPFAIFPRIFGHEAVGVVESVGEHVKEVQEGDLVLPVFHPHCRECRDCKSQKGNGCSVFGYRLNPDMPRDATSRFKGMNGEVLHHFLFVSSFTEYTVVDVAHVVKISSEIPVDKACLLSCGVSTGIGAAWKVADIEAGSTVAIFGLGAVGLAVLITQLHLFNPCPNHALLIVAEGARLRGASKIIGVDLNPEKFEIGKTFGVTDFINPATCGEKKVSEVIKEMTDGGADYCFECIGLASLMEDAFNSNREGWGKTVILGVEKHGTPLALNTYLLLRGRSVTGCLFGGFKPKSDIPLLAEKYLDKELNLDGFITHELSFQDINKAFELLLQGKSLRCIIWMDN; translated from the exons ATGGAAAACCATAGAGGGTCGGTAACTGCAGGAAAAGCTATAAGATGCAAAG CTGCAGTCAGCAGAAATCCAGGAGAAGCACTTGTAATAGAAGAAATTGAAGTTGAGCCACCTAAATCATGGGAGGTTCGGGTCAAGATTCTGTGCACTTCTCTTTGCCATTCTGATATTACCTTCTGGAAAATGTCCACT GGGCCGTTTGCGATTTTTCCCAGAATTTTTGGGCATGAAGCTGTCGG TGTTGTTGAGAGTGTAGGGGAGCATGTGAAGGAAGTGCAGGAAGGAGATTTGGTGCTGCCAGTGTTCCATCCGCATTGCAGAGAATGCAGGGACTGCAAGTCCCAAAAGGGCAATGGTTGCTCAGTGTTTGGTTATAGATTGAACCCAGACATGCCAAGGGATGCAACAAGTAGGTTCAAGGGGATGAATGGGGAGGTTTTGCACCATTTCTTGTTCGTGTCCAGCTTCACTGAGTACACAGTGGTGGATGTGGCTCATGTTGTCAAGATTTCATCGGAAATTCCCGTTGATAAAGCCTGCCTGCTTAGCTGTGGAGTATCAACTG GGATAGGAGCAGCATGGAAGGTGGCAGATATTGAGGCGGGCTCCACAGTCGCCATCTTTGGGCTGGGAGCAGTTGGACTTGCGGTACTTATAACCCAATTACACCTGTTCAATCCCTGCCCAAACCATGCTCTGCTTATT GTTGCAGAGGGAGCAAGGTTACGCGGAGCTTCGAAGATTATAGGTGTAGATTTGAATCCGGAAAAATTTGAGATAG GGAAAACATTTGGAGTCACCGATTTTATCAACCCCGCGACCTGTGGAGAGAAAAAAGTCAGCGAG GTGATAAAGGAAATGACAGATGGGGGAGCTGACTATTGCTTTGAGTGCATTGGGTTGGCGTCCCTGATGGAAGACGCTTTCAATAGTAACAGAGAG GGATGGGGCAAGACAGTGATATTGGGAGTGGAGAAGCATGGCACGCCATTAGCTCTCAACACATATTTGCTTCTAAGAGGCAGAAGTGTTACCGGCTGTTTGTTCGGAGGGTTTAAACCCAAATCTGACATTCCCCTCCTAGCTGAAAAATATCTTGACAAG GAGCTGAATCTGGATGGATTCATAACGCATGAATTGAGTTTCCAGGACATCAACAAAGCCTTCGAGTTACTGCTTCAAGGAAAAAGCCTGCGTTGTATCATTTGGATGGATAATTAA
- the LOC18592121 gene encoding GDSL esterase/lipase At5g03980 produces the protein MMHGAVLSHSRSQNFLEAYCFSLGMDTSLRSQVLVLGSLFLVLLSPSCFAGILKTCQFDAIYQLGDSISDTGNLIREDPLSPFARLPYGQTFFKNATGRCSNGLLMIDYIALSAGIPFLEPYLNSDALFTRGRGVNFAVAGSTALPVETLAENNVLAPVTNSSLSRQLDWMFSYFNGICRDEEDCVKKLKTALFMVGEIGGNDYNYALFQGKTFDEVRSMIPKVIQAIKDAVARVVGYGATRVIVPGNFPIGCLPIYLSGFQSSDSTAYDRFHCLKGLNNLAIHHNKLLKHAIKELRKDLPNAIIVYGDYYNAYQKLLRKVELLGFDTKSTQKACCGIGGDYDFSLTRMCGAPGVPVCSNPDQYVSWDGVHLTQKAYKFMAGWLIHHIYPQLQCRA, from the exons ATGATGCATGGGGCAGTTCTAAGTCATAGCCGTAGCCAAAATTTCCTTGAAGCTTATTGTTTCTCTCTCGGAATGGATACCTCACTTCGTTCTCAAGTTCTCGTCCTTGGCTCCctctttcttgttcttctttcaCCTTCATGCTTTGCTGGTATTCTTAAGACTTGCCAGTTTGATGCCATATATCAGCTGGGGGATTCCATATCGGACACTGGAAACTTGATCCGAGAGGACCCTTTATCTCCGTTCGCTAGGCTTCCCTACGGTCAAACCTTCTTCAAGAATGCGACGGGGAGATGCTCCAATGGCTTACTCATGATCGATTATATAG CTCTGTCTGCTGGAATCCCCTTTCTTGAACCCTACTTAAACAGTGATGCACTATTCACTCGGGGCCGTGGCGTGAACTTCGCGGTTGCTGGCTCCACTGCTTTGCCTGTGGAAACTCTAGCTGAGAATAATGTTCTTGCCCCAGTTACCAACAGTTCTCTTAGTAGGCAGCTTGATTGGATGTTTTCCTATTTTAATGGCATATGCCGCGATGAAGAAG ATTGTGTCAAGAAACTTAAAACAGCTCTTTTCATGGTTGGAGAGATTGGCGGAAATGACTATAACTATGCATTGTTTCAAGGCAAAACCTTTGATGAAGTTAGATCCATGATACCTAAGGTTATCCAAGCCATAAAAGATGCAGTAGCA AGAGTTGTTGGCTATGGTGCTACTCGAGTGATTGTCCCTGGAAACTTTCCTATAGGTTGTTTGCCAATCTACCTCAGTGGATTCCAATCCAGCGATTCCACTGCTTATGACAGATTTCATTGTCTAAAGGGCTTGAACAACTTGGCAATCCATCACAATAAACTTCTCAAACATGCCATCAAAGAGCTGAGGAAAGATCTCCCTAATGCCATCATAGTTTACGGTGACTACTACAATGCATACCAAAAGCTTTTGCGCAAAGTTGAACTACTTG GTTTTGACACCAAATCGACACAAAAAGCTTGTTGTGGGATTGGAGGTGATTACGACTTCAGCCTTACCAGAATGTGTGGAGCACCTGGCGTGCCAGTGTGTTCAAATCCTGATCAATATGTGAGCTGGGATGGAGTTCATTTGACACAAAAGGCTTACAAGTTCATGGCAGGATGGCTCATTCATCACATCTATCCGCAACTTCAATGCCGTGCTTGA
- the LOC18592122 gene encoding 14-3-3-like protein, whose product MAGTPSPREENVYMAKLAEQAERYEEMVEFMEKVSASVENEELSVEERNLLSVAYKNVIGARRASWRIISSIEQKEESRGNEDHVAVIRDYRAKIESELSSICDGILKLLDSRLIPSASAGDSKVFYLKMKGDYHRYLAEFKTGAERKEAAESTLTAYKSAQDIANAELAPTHPIRLGLALNFSVFYYEILNSPDRACNLAKQAFDEAIAELDTLGEESYKDSTLIMQLLRDNLTLWTSDMQDDGADEIKEAPKREEEQQQQQQPKQ is encoded by the exons ATGGCCGGCACTCCTTCACCTCGCGAGGAGAATGTCTACATGGCGAAACTCGCCGAGCAAGCCGAACGCTACGAGGAAATGGTTGAGTTCATGGAGAAAGTCTCGGCTTCCGTTGAAAACGAGGAACTCAGCGTCGAGGAACGGAACCTCCTCTCCGTCGCTTATAAGAACGTGATCGGCGCACGCCGTGCTTCCTGGCGCATCATCTCCTCCATTGAGCAGAAAGAGGAGAGCCGTGGTAATGAGGATCACGTCGCTGTGATCCGTGATTATCGCGCCAAGATCGAGTCCGAACTCTCCTCGATCTGTGACGGGATCTTGAAGCTCCTTGACTCCAGGCTTATCCCTTCGGCTTCCGCTGGAGATTCCAAGGTCTTTTATCTTAAGATGAAGGGAGATTATCATAGGTATTTGGCTGAGTTCAAGACTGGAGCCGAACGCAAGGAAGCTGCCGAGAGTACTCTCACTGCTTACAAATCTGCTCag GATATTGCCAACGCCGAGTTGGCTCCGACTCATCCGATCCGGCTTGGACTGGCCCTCAATTTCTCTGTTTTCTACTATGAGATTCTCAATTCTCCTGATCGCGCTTGCAATCTTGCTAAGCAG GCATTTGATGAAGCAATTGCCGAGTTGGATACTCTAGGCGAGGAATCATACAAGGACAGCACTCTCATCATGCAACTCCTCCGTGACAATCTCACTCTCTGGACGTCTGACATGCag GATGATGGAGCTGATGAGATCAAAGAAGCGCCGAAGCGCGAGGAGGAGCAGCAGCAACAACAACAGCCAAAGCAGTAG
- the LOC18592123 gene encoding plant cysteine oxidase 2, whose amino-acid sequence MNCTMEKSKIQMLYDACNDVFSQKELPTFQQIQWLKSILNIFEAADVGIDEFSLDGSPSSSPKITNGLISGQGVSEITYIHIYECDNFSMGIFCFPAGRTLPLHDHPGMTVLSKLLYGSVYVKAYDWVRGENNSPRTNGLAGTVINGVFNAPCEPSVLFPRSGGNIHSFTALTPCAILDVLSPPYSDDFERPSTYFFDFPIPSLPGYALLEERELKLPYDLVVNGAPYVGPPLDVGQDLC is encoded by the exons ATGAACTGTACAATGGAGAAAAGCAAAATACAAATGCTATATGATGCCTGTAACGATGTATTTTCCCAGAAGGAGCTTCCAACTTTCCAACAAATTCAATGGCTGAAGAGCATCTTAA ATATATTTGAAGCTGCTGATGTTGGTATAGATGAATTTAGCTTGGATGGATCTCCAAGTTCAAGCCCCAAGATCACCAACGGGTTGATTTCTGGGCAAGGAGTTTCTGAAATAACTTACATTCACATCTATGAATGCGACAATTTCTCG ATGGGAATTTTTTGCTTCCCGGCTGGCAGGACCCTTCCTCTTCATGATCACCCTGGGATGACGGTTCTAAGCAAACTTCTTTATGGTTCAGTTTATGTCAAAGCCTATGATTGGGTGCGGGGGGAGAACAATAGCCCCAGAACAA ATGGACTAGCAGGCACTGTGATCAATGGCGTCTTCAATGCACCCTGTGAACCATCCGTCCTGTTTCCAAGGAGTGGTGGAAACATCCACTCTTTCACTGCCTTGACTCCTTGTGCTATCTTGGACGTGTTATCTCCGCCATACTCCGATGACTTTGAGAGGCCTTCCACTTACTTCTTCGATTTCCCTATCCCTTCACTTCCTG GCTATGCTCTGCTTGAGGAAAGAGAACTAAAACTACCATATGACTTGGTCGTTAACGGGGCACCCTACGTTGGTCCTCCACTTGATGTTGGACAAGATCTTTGCTAA